GCACCGTTCCAATCATTATCTTTTAATTTCTGCAATCTTGTATTGACGTTGCCGCGCAGGTCAACCACCTGATGATTTGGATATCTATGCAGCCATTGTGCCTGGCGACGTAAGCTTCCGGTGGCTACCGTTCCGCTGGAATGCAGAAATTCAAGATTGCCTTTATGTACTAAAATATCTTCGTGATTGGCTCTTTTTAAAACTGCGGTCTGGACAATGCCTTTAGGAAGTGCTGTCGGAACGTCTTTCATTGAATGTACCGCAATATCAACTTCGCCCTTAATCATGGCTATGTCTAATGTTTTTGTGAAGATTCCGGTAATTCCGAATTCGTAAAGCGGAATGTCCAAAATGACATCGCCTGTAGATTTCACGGCAACAATTTCTGTTTGGTACCCTAAATCGTTGAGTTTTTTTTCTACCGTGTGAGCCTGCCAGAGCGCTAATTGACTGTCGCGGGTTCCTATTCGGATTATTTTATTCATTTTCTGGAAGGTTCAATCTGAAAAACTTTCTCTATCCATTCGATACTTTCATCTACCATAGTATCACTATCTTTCAGATGATTGGCAAAATGAGTCGTTATTTTCTGGATTATTCTCTTACTGATAATTTCAGCCTGCTCTTCATCAAAATTACTGATTTTTTTTCGCTGAAAACTTAGCTCTGTATCCTTAATTGAGTTTAGCTTTTCTTTTAAGGCATGAATCGTTGGAGCGAATTTTCTAGCGTTAACCCACTCTGTGAATTCCTCCATCATT
This portion of the Flavobacterium lindanitolerans genome encodes:
- the hemC gene encoding hydroxymethylbilane synthase translates to MNKIIRIGTRDSQLALWQAHTVEKKLNDLGYQTEIVAVKSTGDVILDIPLYEFGITGIFTKTLDIAMIKGEVDIAVHSMKDVPTALPKGIVQTAVLKRANHEDILVHKGNLEFLHSSGTVATGSLRRQAQWLHRYPNHQVVDLRGNVNTRLQKLKDNDWNGAVFAKAGLERIEILPENHTVLDWMIPAPAQGAMVIVAMESDDFCKEATAKLNHFESEICTHIERQFLRTLEGGCTAPIGAFAEVLDGKIRFEGVLFSIDGKEKIEIEKTVEVTHYKNFGQEAASEILANGGQELMEVIRRDLKK